One Nicotiana tabacum cultivar K326 chromosome 23, ASM71507v2, whole genome shotgun sequence genomic window, GCTCCAGGGTGGGGTGATTGGAAATTCTATGATCTTTAGGTGTAAAACATGGAGGGTTGTATAGGAGGTTGGGGTACCATTGGCACTCTACTGGAGTTGGGGTGAACTTGGGAGCATTGAGTTATGAGAGTGTGACTATGTGATGCTACTGAAGCTGCAAGAGCTCCAGTTGCTATAGTGTTTGGGGCTAGAGAACTAACTTAGAAAATAGTTGGAAAATGGGAGACATTTACAGCAGTACTGCTATTTTCAGAGAAACTAGGAGTTGCAAGCTCACCTAGGTCGAAGGGTTTATCATGAGGAGAATAGATCTCACCTCCATGTTGTCCTAGGTCAATGAAAGCTAAACTTTTATCTCTTTCAGGTCATCTGCCACCATGTATCACCTCGTTAAGTACCTCTTTGAGCTCCCCCAAAGCTTCCTCCTAATTTCTACTATTTTGTTCTTGTGCAGCTTCCAGCTGTTCCTGCCGAGCAGCAAAGTTTGACACATCCATGGAGATTTTATGCAAAGTATTGATGACTTTATTTATTTCAGTCGTCATGAATTCCACAGAGCCCGAgatctgctctgataccactgataTGAGCGGCAATGGAACTgtaaattaaagaaagaaaatgaaagataAAGCTgctaagaaaaggaaaatacataacaaaaataGATAGGGTCTAATACATTATGTATAAGAGACTCCACTACAATGCTTATAAagggaagaagaaaaaggaatcTACATCTGTCCTATGCTCCCATGTGACAATTCTTATCATCCTATCGGACCCTATAAATAACAGACAAGGACAATTGCTGGGGTCAATGTGCATTTACTGATAactataaaataattataaaggGACCTAAGTGAATAACTCAAAACTTAATTCTAACCTCTAAGATAACTAATTAACTACCGCATCCTATCTTTTAAGCTTAATGTACGACCTCCAGAAGCTACACACTCTTCACCTCGTATCAGAACGTTGGAGGTTGGGGACGAATGGGGTAttgttttactttatctttcttttctcaagaaagctttttaatttttttttgtgtcaAAACCACGTGGCTTTTTTTAATTGGACTATTTTTCCACGTCATGCACATGTAATCCACCCAATATATCCTTTTGGCTGGTTAGTACTTTTGTGTTTAATTGGCACAGTTTAAAATGGGTTCTAGTTTCTAATAGGAAATAGACTAACTTTAAGAGTCCAAGTGAAAAGTGCTGCCAAATTCCAATGCATGTCTATGTATTTGGCCATTAAATAACAAGGCATCGATCAGAAGATGTGCATATTTTAGCTACACATTATAAAAGGATATAGTAAAATGTacaattggaaaaaaaaataatGCACACATTAAAAGGGCAAAATGCAAGAATTCtcttatttggcatttgttgaaagTAGTGTAGTACAATATACTACAGCATATGGTACAAACAACATTTTCAAAAACCTCACTAAAACTCTGTTGTTTGCGAACCCTAACATCAGATCAGTGCAAAGCTATTGTGCTTCATCTGCAATGGCCTCTCGCTGTCGTACACTCTCAAGACCAGCAATTAACCTTTTCAAATCCACAATGAACAAACAATCAAGCAGTAGCATACCCACTTCCTCTTTTAACCTCCCTCGCCCATTTCCAACACTCTCGAGGCAAGTTTAAAAAACCCCCAATTCAATTATTGAATATAAAGATTCAATTTTGACAGTTGATTTTGATGTTTCAGGCCATTACCTCAAATGGGTTGTCTTCAATCTCTGTTGCCGCTCCACAGTGCAGTCTCTTCAGCTCGACTCACATCTTGCCTTGGCATTGATTCCAAGGGCTCCAGATCGTTGTCTCAGGGTATGCTCTGCAGTGCCAACCCAGGAgtttgatattttaaaatttgTATCTGTAAGCAATaccacttttttttttctttttcaaatcacACTTATATATTCTTATGGTTGTACTGTTTGTTCATTTAGTATCAAGATTATACCCTTTGGTGGCTGAATCTTTGCATATAACTCATTTTCATTCCTGGTGGTGTTCGATTGTGGAGCCACATAGACGGAAGGGTGGTCAGTTGAATACCCTTTGTCAAATATTGTACTGTATATATAGAAAATTATACTGCATATATAAGTCAAAGATTACTTTTTTGCTCATATATATtaaatcttgaacacattcctgGCTTCGCCACTAGTGTCAGACATATTAAGTATTGGTTAGGTGTTTTAGGTAGTCTGGTCTAGCTGCTGTTATGTACTGATAGTTTAGTCTTGATAAATTATGCTACAAGGGAAGTTTATCCTAGGTAGTTTACTTCTTTTTTTAAGTGACTTGATGAAAATAAATGCTATGAACATTTGCTGTGAAGCTTGTCTTCCTTTGCCTTTGTGTCTATGGTTGTCAAGTATAGAATGTATCCGCGCATTCACGTTAAATGCATTGCATGAGTGCATTGCCCAAAGGGCTATATGTGGAATGATTTGAGATTAGGCAATTCATTGTGTCTTTTTTAGGCTAATCCATCACTTTTTGAGTAAGTTGTTTAACAAGTCATACTCCTTCAGTACTAATTTTGGAAAtttatgtttcttcttcttttgccgGTAAATTAGAACTAGGTAAAATTCTGAGCTAGGTGGGTTGCAACGACCAGTGTGAGCTATCGAtatcatttttttctttagtcaATATTATGTAATCTGTCTTTGACTATACAGGACCATATTTCTTGTGGTATATGCTTCCTGAAGTTTGGTTTTGCTTCCAAACTTAATACCAACACTATCACCACCACCAACACCACCAACATACCCAGTATAGTCCCACAAGTGAGGTttagggagggtaatatgtacgcagaccttacccctaccatgtgaaggtagagaggctgatTCCGGAGACCCTCGGCTgaaggaaaaaatgaaaatgagcaATAACAACAGTGATATTGTAAAATAACTGAAGTGAAAGAAATAACAGGTAGACACATAACTCCACAAACAAAAATGCAAGTCTAATACTACTGCCATGAGAATGGCAAAGGAATACACTCAGCTACCCcttaaccttctaccctaatcatcgacctccacaccctcctatcaagggtcatgtcctctgTATCACCAATTTATTAAAATGAAAACGTAAAGCCATACATTTTTGTGATTATTGAGACTAAGAAATTGATCTGAGTACTTTCTGGTTTGCTGTGACCAGCTAAGAGCTTTCAGAATTGCCCAAAGAAACCTAGTCTTCCACCAatgtttttgttctttttttcttgCTAAAAGGTTTGAAGAGCAGAAGAGAAACCTAGGAACAGTTAGGAGCTCGAGGGAAGCAAAGAAAGCAGTATAACAAAGAACAGAACGAGATTGGATGAGGATTGGTATAGAAGGAAAAAGTAGGGTGAgattaaatgaataataaaaagaatgaaaaatCAGTCACTATCCAGCGAGTCTCAAACTATGTGCCATTAGCCCTTGGGGATTTCTCAGTTataagaatataaaaataaaatgaaaagctAGAGGTACAATGAAGGAAGGATCCATGATCAGCAGGAATATAACATcgtgaagaagaagtcaggaaaATAGAAACTGAGTTTCTTTTGGTAGGAAAAGAAGAGAGAAATATGAAGCATGAGTAGGAAGAAGGATCAGAATTCTTTCAATCATTTTTGAGGTATTTAACTATCCTTCGATTATGGGGGATTTACAGGAATACTGAAACTAACAACTAAAATCTGTTATATATATTACTAACTACTGAAGGTTAGTCGCGCTAAGCACTATGTtctttattaatattaaataattttattttgtgAAAAAATATATGGAACAACTTGACCCTTTGTGATAGCATCATTTTAAGATTCATTCTTAGAAATTAAATTTATCTTTGGACGTTTAACTTCTTACTATCTATTCTCTCTGGTCCAAATAcgtgtttcaatttatgtgaacctatttgattgggcacgaagtttaagaaaaaacagaagacttttgaacttgtggtgtgaaatgaggtacatatattttgtgtggctataaattattgcataaaggtaaattattttcaaatatggaaagaggtcattctttttggcacgaactaaaaaggaaataggttcacataaattgaaacgaatgGAGTATTATTTACCAATTAGTGTTTTAGGAATGTTAGATTGAAAAATTTGATAAAGTCATACTGATACATTTGCTGAATCATAAGCACAAGGAATGTGTTCGGGCTATGCTATTTTATCCTTTACCTTATCAATTTTTATATACTCAAGCTCAATTTTAGATTTAACATATTAATATTGAACCTAGAAATTTAGTCATTTATTAGTTCCTATTTGCATATAATTTAAGTATTTAATTAATTCAATTTGAATTTCCTCCTCAATTTCTCATGAATTGCATTTAATTGTGGAATTTTTTTGGCTACAAATAGATTTTAGGTTCCCTACATTTAGATTATAACCATATATTCTACTAATAGATCTATGCAAAAGCTGCGTAAAGAGGGGAATTACACATTTTTACACGATAAGCAATACAAAGAAGTATATGTTGATGGGACAGGTCTTAGAAAAGACATGGTCATGACATAAGCATAAGGGTATAATGGTCAAAGTGGTATAAGAAAATTTCAAGTGAGCTACAATAATTCCTTTTCTCATCCAATAAAATTGCTTTGCTTTGATGTAATTACAAAAATACTGCTCTGAGAGTCTAAGAGCTTGTTTGGCTTTGTGTTATCAAAGGCGCGCTTGAAGCTTGCTTAAACtttgaagcgaggctcaaaacatgttgagcacTTCGCGTCGCTTAGCAGGCACTTCACCGttgtcatcaaggctctaagacatacttttctttaatttctttgtccatatatttggtattcatgcttatagatattagtcttggactacacatACATATTTGTAGTTTTTTTCCATTTGTACCTTTCTTCATTAAAGTccacgctttatttgcgcttcGCGCTTAAAGCTCCAATAGGCCTTGAGttttttttgcgcttttcgcctttgataacacacTTTGGCTTAGCTGAATTTAAGTAGCTTTACTTTTAAGCACCAAGCGgtgaaaaatacttttaagtgTGGAACTAAATTTATGATTAAGCAAATACGTGTTTAGATAGAAGTGCTAAAACTGACAATAAGCAATTGATGTGTTTGGTAAGACATCactttttctgttaaaatgactaaaataccctACCCTTATTGCTAACATATATATAAGCTTAGTATTGCAATATtgttaattttaaattaatttatgcTCAATTCACTTTAAgttataaatttaaataaaaaaattgttttttatagatatattttttttaaatagctAGCAATAGGGGAaagtgtggaggtcgaggattaaggtggTGGGTTGAACAGGTAGTTGTGAGTTTCTCCTAGGTTTACCAGTAGTACTAGTAATATTCTTGTTGTTGGTTGAAAGTTAATTCCTTTTAGTTTGTTATTATATCTGGTACTTAGCAACCTCGTCCATTGTTTTAGATAATTGTTACTGGAAATTGTTGCTCCTTGATTGTTATTATTTGATGCTGCTTTTTCGCCTCTTTTTCCTTATCGTATTTTGTCTCCCTCGTCTTTCTTTCTCCCCCCTCTTTaatcttctttttcccttttcttcctttccaccttatcttgagccgagggtctatcggaaacagtctctctacctctccaggtaggggtaaggtctgcgtacacactaccctctccagaccccacttgtgggattatactgggtatgttattgtattttttttaaataacataataataacaaaatgGGTCTTGCTAACCCACATTTTGGTTAACTTAAATGCCCTCTCCAGCTCATTAAATATATGGGATCCCTTCCGACTGAAGTTATCTTCTTTGTCCAAGTTCACCATATGGCCAAGGGCATCCGTTGACAAGTAGTAATGGTAATGGATCTCAAATGATCGCTAGTAAAATCTGGAACCATTAGACTACAAATACACTTATATCTGACCGATCAAAAAATTTGATCTTGAAAGAATGAAATCTATTGTCTTGGCTTTACCATTACGGGTCTAGCCTAACTTTTGAAAGCATCAACTTGTACAACCACTGAAACTTTGTCAGGACAACTATGCAGATCTCACTCTCGAGTCCAAGAGCTTGCTTTCAATCTCTAAGAAGTTCGATGACATCTTCTCTTATTATCTCTCTCTTCGGTGCATGGCAGCTTAATTGGTATTCTTTTAATTCCATGTCGGAATAATTGGTTGAATAAGAGTGAAAGAAGACTAAAAAGCAGGATTCCTCTCCTTTATATGTAGTTAACTAGATGGAAGACTGTCTTCTTCATGTTTCCTCTGTATAGGAAGTCTTTTCTTATATTAACCAGTCTCTTCTCCACTTTAGCAGGGATGGGAAACGAAGACATAATATATGTAGGAAAAGCATTTAGAACTCTATTGATTAAAACTATCAGGTCACTGAGACTTGTTAAAAAAACAGAAAGGAAAAAACGTATCCGGTTTCCCAGTGAGAACTACTCTATCTTctaattagaaatcatattttcACATAGTTCCAGTATCCCTTGCCAGATCTCTGTTGCCTTGAACTTTTCTCCTGGGGGAAGCCCTAAGTAAGTATTTTAGGGCATCCAACATAGCAGCCTAGAGTCTCAGCTAGGTAATTCACTATCCGTAATCGCATTAACAAGGAATATTTGGCTCTTAGTTAAGTTGATGTTGACTACATATGGCATCAAACACTAGTAAGATCATCTTTAAACACATTAACTACTCTCCATCAGCATCATGTAGTATTTTTAGGTGTCAGCATCACAAAGCATTTCCAGGTCATCTACATACGTGATGCTTGGAACTGCACAGAGGCCACTCTCCCCTTGCTTGGCCTAGATGCTTTTATCCATTCAATTTGAATCTCATTTTGCTCTGGTCCTTCATACCAGTATGAAAAGAAAAAGTGATACTGGGTCTCCGTGCCTCTGACCCCTCTGTGTTGGATGCAATTATCCTTCTTGGGAGCCATTGAGAATCTGATCATAGAGATGCAGCTATGGTTCATTTGATGTATTTCTCACCACAACACGTTTAGTATATTAATCAAGCTATTGatacttattaaaaaaaaaattagtcaaGAGCTTTTGATAATAATTAGTACTAGAGTGCTCCAAATTATTGAATATAGTGATGAAACAGATCTTAATAGATCGAAATGGTTAGTGCATTCATATGTTGATGCAGCTAGTTTGAGATTCAGTTGTAATAGTAGTTGTAGTAGAACTGTAGAAGCATCGAATTGATACATTAGTAACTAAAAAAGTTGTTCGTGTGTGTTGATGAACAAGAGAAGGGAGTAGCTGGAGTTCGCCAGAAAACATTGAAAGCCAACAACTCTTAGATTTGTAAGGAAATTTAGAAGTCTTTAGATTTGTAAAGAAAATTCCTAGAGATGCTGAGCTTACAATAACGTAAGCAATTAAAGGAGAGTGGCATATCTGCAAAGCATGCTAGTCATAAGCTATATGGATGTAATGTCCCTCATTTTTGTCTTAGTTGAGCTGTGCTAGTCTGCTAGACACTGCGTAACTAAGAACTGTTCAAGTTATTCTCCAAATATCAAGTACAATATTCAATTGTTAAACACACGTTATATTTCATCTCACAAAAAGCCTTCTGATTTAGTTGGTGTTTTCTTCTACTTCATAATTATAAGCTGCTGCTACCTTAGGCGTTCTCTTtgcttttcatttttgttttcagCTAATTTGAACTTATTTAAATCATGTCCAGTTGAATGCAATTTTAATTAACCTACTAGCCCaaccatttcatgtatctcgatTCTTAGGTGATCTAAAATGGCTACCTATCTTGCTATGATGATTCAAGACTTTTGATCACCTATGTTTCTCGATGTTTCTGCTTTGGATGGCCATTGCATTGTAATTTCTCAAAAAATGACTTATTTTTTTTGTGGCTCAATGGGATGCAACgcgaaggggtcgtttggtatgctAACAAGTTGTACCAGGACTATGATGTGGGGATTGTAATACAAGGATTAAATAATAATGAGATTATTTAGTGAACACACTTATTTAATAGATTGGTTCACTAAATTAAAAATGGGATATACGGGGTATAATATACAATTGATAAACTTggataaatttatatttccaaTTTTAACCTTGACCTTCTTAAGGGACTTTTAGGAGAAGTGCTTTGGAGAAGGGCACTTTTGTCATTTGGTTGTTTTATCCCGGGATAGCTAATCCCGGGATTGTTATCCCACATTGAATGTGGTatgaaaacaatatcaaaattggggtatAACTA contains:
- the LOC107810682 gene encoding uncharacterized protein LOC107810682 isoform X1, translated to MQEFSYLAFVESSVVQYTTAYGTNNIFKNLTKTLLFANPNIRSVQSYCASSAMASRCRTLSRPAINLFKSTMNKQSSSSIPTSSFNLPRPFPTLSRPLPQMGCLQSLLPLHSAVSSARLTSCLGIDSKGSRSLSQVSRLYPLVAESLHITHFHSWWCSIVEPHRRKGELGLSVPR
- the LOC107810682 gene encoding protein NONRESPONDING TO OXYLIPINS 2, mitochondrial isoform X2 codes for the protein MQEFSYLAFVESSVVQYTTAYGTNNIFKNLTKTLLFANPNIRSVQSYCASSAMASRCRTLSRPAINLFKSTMNKQSSSSIPTSSFNLPRPFPTLSRPLPQMGCLQSLLPLHSAVSSARLTSCLGIDSKGSRSLSQELGLSVPR